Proteins co-encoded in one Gossypium arboreum isolate Shixiya-1 chromosome 11, ASM2569848v2, whole genome shotgun sequence genomic window:
- the LOC128283954 gene encoding sesquiterpene synthase 2-like has product MEQPKLKRRSLRSEASGNPKAYNNPKIIDASSIANRLMNDVTSHKFEQERGHSASAVECYMKEHAVSKEKACNGLKKRVENAWKDINQELIFSEISKVVPRTVLTRILNFTRVTEFIYKNRDEYTHVGKNTKEGITSLLIDPISVSY; this is encoded by the exons ATGGAACAACCGAAGTTGAAAAGGCGCAGTTTGCGGAGCGAAGCTTCTGGAAACCCTAAG GCATATAACAATCCTAAAATCATTGATGCTTCTTCCATTGCTAATCGTCTCATGAATGATGTTACTTCACAcaag TTTGAGCAAGAGAGAGGACACTCTGCATCGGCTGTTGAATGCTACATGAAAGAACATGCGGTTTCAAAAGAAAAAGCATGTAATGGATTGAAGAAGAGAGTGGAGAATGCTTGGAAAGATATAAACCAGGAATTGATATTTAGTGAGATATCCAAAGTTGTTCCAAGGACAGTTCTTACACGAATACTCAATTTTACAAGGGTCACCGAGTTCATTTACAAGAATAGAGATGAGTACACACATGTTGGGAAAAATACAAAAGAAGGGATAACTTCTTTGCTCATTGATCCCATCTCAGTCTCTTATTGA